The Mycetohabitans endofungorum genome contains a region encoding:
- a CDS encoding ParA family protein, with product MAKIFCIANQKGGVGKTTTSVNLAASLVMQGQRVLLIDLDPQGNATMGSGVDKANCDNTVYEVLVDGVAIADACTRAPTSGYDVLPANRELAGAEVELVSAPQRERRLKDALAKVADAYDFVLIDCPPALSLLTLNGLCAAHGVIIPMQCEYFALEGLSDLVNTIKQIHANLNRELTVIGLLRVMFDPRITLQQQVSDQLKQHFGDKVFNAVIPRNVRLAEAPSYGMPGIVFDGASRGAQAYLQFGAEMIERVRAL from the coding sequence GTGGCCAAAATCTTTTGTATCGCGAACCAGAAGGGCGGAGTTGGCAAGACTACGACGTCGGTTAACCTCGCCGCGAGCCTGGTGATGCAGGGACAGCGCGTGTTGCTGATCGATCTCGATCCACAAGGCAACGCGACGATGGGCAGTGGCGTGGACAAGGCCAATTGCGATAACACTGTCTATGAGGTATTGGTCGACGGCGTGGCGATCGCCGATGCCTGCACCCGCGCGCCGACGTCGGGATACGACGTGTTACCGGCAAATCGTGAGCTTGCGGGCGCCGAAGTCGAACTCGTGAGCGCGCCGCAACGCGAGCGACGACTCAAAGACGCGCTAGCTAAGGTCGCCGATGCTTACGACTTCGTGCTGATCGACTGCCCGCCGGCATTATCGTTGCTGACTCTGAATGGTTTGTGCGCAGCACATGGTGTAATCATCCCGATGCAGTGCGAGTACTTCGCGCTCGAGGGATTGTCCGACCTGGTCAATACCATCAAGCAGATTCACGCGAACCTGAATCGCGAGTTGACCGTGATTGGCCTGCTGCGGGTCATGTTCGATCCACGAATCACGCTGCAACAGCAGGTATCAGACCAATTGAAGCAGCATTTTGGCGACAAGGTATTCAATGCGGTGATTCCGCGCAATGTCCGGTTGGCCGAGGCGCCTAGCTATGGGATGCCGGGCATCGTATTCGATGGTGCCTCACGGGGCGCCCAGGCATACCTGCAATTCGGTGCAGAAATGATTGAGCGCGTGCGTGCGCTATAG
- a CDS encoding ParB/RepB/Spo0J family partition protein yields the protein MNAAAVKKKGLGRGLDALLGGSADITEAVKQQGLPSVLPLDRLQPGKYQPRTQMDEGALQELAASIRAQGLMQPILVRPVAAQRYEIIAGERRFRAARLAGLDEVPVLVKQVADEAAAAMALIENIQREDLNPLEEAQGIQRLLDEFKFTHEQAAESLGRSRSAVSNLLRLLNLAQPVQTMLLAGDLDMGHARALLAVDGATQITLANQVVNHRLSVRETEKLVAATAKETPPSAKRASQERSRDIMRLEEEVSDLVAATVRIKMGRRGRGQLTIDFGSLDALDGILARLRRDATA from the coding sequence ATGAACGCAGCAGCAGTCAAGAAGAAGGGATTGGGCCGGGGCCTCGATGCACTGCTTGGGGGCAGTGCCGACATTACCGAGGCCGTCAAGCAGCAGGGCTTGCCGAGCGTGCTGCCGCTGGACCGGCTGCAACCCGGCAAATACCAGCCGCGCACGCAGATGGACGAAGGTGCATTACAGGAGCTTGCTGCGAGCATCCGCGCGCAGGGGTTGATGCAGCCAATTCTGGTGCGACCGGTGGCGGCGCAGCGCTACGAGATCATTGCCGGGGAGCGGCGCTTTCGCGCGGCACGGCTCGCTGGCCTCGACGAGGTGCCGGTGCTGGTCAAGCAGGTCGCGGACGAAGCGGCGGCCGCGATGGCGCTGATCGAGAATATTCAGCGCGAGGATCTTAATCCGCTCGAGGAGGCGCAGGGCATCCAGCGACTGCTCGACGAATTCAAGTTCACGCACGAGCAAGCAGCCGAGTCGCTCGGACGTTCGCGTAGCGCGGTGTCGAACCTGCTGCGGCTGCTCAATCTGGCACAGCCGGTTCAGACCATGCTGCTGGCGGGCGATCTCGACATGGGACATGCCCGGGCACTGTTGGCAGTGGATGGTGCGACTCAGATTACGTTGGCGAACCAGGTGGTCAACCACCGATTGTCGGTCCGTGAAACGGAGAAGCTGGTTGCGGCCACCGCCAAGGAGACACCGCCATCGGCCAAGCGGGCGAGCCAGGAGCGCAGCCGTGACATCATGCGGCTCGAAGAGGAGGTGTCTGACCTGGTCGCGGCCACGGTCAGGATTAAGATGGGCCGACGTGGCCGTGGGCAGCTGACAATCGACTTTGGCAGCCTCGATGCATTGGATGGCATCCTGGCACGCCTGCGTCGCGACGCGACTGCGTGA
- a CDS encoding SLC13 family permease gives MRRVIVAVRRGFAKEPILTTLVAAFVLLQCVHPQPWRTMPAQVDWQTVMTLAGLLMLAKAVEYSGFLTWASHRLVRRIHSERGLALWLVLLAAGLSTLLTNDVALFVVVPLMLSLHALVPLPVGRLVVLVALAVNAGSILTPFGNPQNLFLWQRSGESFLAFIVALAPLCAALMAVLVALTLVTCRSRPLVLSRDPLPGMLDWPLFCAAAVSFAGFVALADAHHAGIGLALVALGLGAWRRDIVMRIDWLLLLIFVLMFVVLRSAASLPTVHQLLAGADLTRPGPAYLAGALVSQLVSNVPAAIMLAEFSQNWRALAFGVSVGGFGIAIGSLANLVAMRLVGAHGCWWRFHAISLPFYVLALLLGGVLL, from the coding sequence ATCCGTCGCGTCATCGTGGCAGTGCGTCGCGGGTTTGCTAAGGAGCCCATACTGACGACGCTGGTCGCTGCGTTCGTACTATTGCAGTGCGTTCACCCGCAGCCCTGGCGCACCATGCCGGCCCAAGTCGACTGGCAAACCGTGATGACGCTGGCCGGTCTGCTGATGCTGGCCAAAGCGGTCGAATATTCAGGATTTCTGACATGGGCGTCGCATCGCCTGGTGCGTCGTATCCATAGTGAACGTGGCCTCGCGTTGTGGCTCGTGCTGCTCGCCGCCGGCTTGTCAACGCTGCTCACCAATGACGTTGCGTTATTTGTGGTTGTTCCTTTGATGCTGTCGCTGCATGCGCTCGTGCCGCTGCCCGTCGGCCGCCTGGTGGTCCTCGTGGCTTTGGCGGTCAATGCCGGCTCCATCCTGACGCCGTTCGGCAATCCGCAGAACCTGTTCCTGTGGCAGCGCAGCGGCGAGTCGTTCCTCGCGTTCATCGTCGCGCTTGCGCCGCTGTGCGCCGCGCTGATGGCCGTGCTGGTGGCATTGACGCTGGTGACCTGCCGCTCGCGGCCATTGGTCCTGTCGCGTGATCCATTGCCGGGCATGCTTGATTGGCCGTTGTTCTGCGCCGCCGCGGTCTCGTTTGCCGGCTTCGTGGCGCTGGCCGACGCACATCATGCCGGAATCGGTCTTGCGTTGGTGGCACTGGGCTTGGGGGCGTGGCGGCGCGACATCGTGATGCGCATCGACTGGCTGTTGCTACTGATCTTCGTGCTGATGTTCGTCGTGCTGCGCAGTGCCGCGTCGTTGCCGACCGTGCACCAGCTGCTAGCGGGCGCTGATCTCACGCGGCCGGGGCCAGCTTACCTTGCCGGCGCACTGGTGTCGCAGCTCGTTAGCAATGTGCCGGCTGCGATCATGCTCGCCGAGTTCTCGCAGAATTGGCGCGCGCTCGCATTCGGCGTCAGCGTTGGCGGCTTTGGCATCGCGATCGGTTCGCTGGCGAACCTCGTTGCGATGCGTTTGGTCGGTGCGCATGGCTGCTGGTGGCGCTTTCACGCGATTTCGCTGCCATTTTACGTGCTTGCGTTGCTGTTGGGCGGAGTATTGTTATAG
- a CDS encoding ATP synthase subunit I, whose amino-acid sequence MTTGVPENERDPAVASGSTPSPCKPSNRPATARNDRDDELEDNDIVPLTRGEAERMFGPQVSRPSRVTPTKVVAAQMVVSLAAALAWWLFSKSPGHAALSAVLGGAICWVPSALFAARLRRKGSTESILAWVLGEAVKIASTVAMFVATAMLYRNVHWLALLVTYLIALKTYWLALAWR is encoded by the coding sequence ATGACAACCGGCGTACCGGAAAACGAGCGTGATCCGGCCGTTGCGTCGGGTTCGACGCCATCGCCTTGCAAGCCATCAAACCGGCCCGCCACTGCGCGCAACGATCGGGACGACGAGCTGGAAGATAACGACATCGTTCCGCTCACCCGGGGCGAAGCCGAACGTATGTTCGGGCCGCAGGTGAGCCGTCCATCGCGTGTCACGCCGACAAAGGTCGTGGCAGCGCAAATGGTTGTATCCCTGGCAGCGGCGCTCGCGTGGTGGCTGTTTTCAAAGTCGCCGGGTCATGCTGCGCTGTCCGCGGTGTTGGGCGGGGCGATATGCTGGGTGCCGAGTGCGTTGTTCGCGGCACGCCTGAGGAGAAAGGGCAGCACCGAGAGCATTCTTGCCTGGGTGCTGGGCGAGGCGGTCAAGATCGCATCGACGGTCGCGATGTTTGTTGCGACCGCGATGCTGTATCGGAACGTCCACTGGCTGGCGCTGCTTGTCACCTACCTCATTGCGCTGAAAACGTACTGGCTCGCGCTGGCATGGCGCTGA
- the atpB gene encoding F0F1 ATP synthase subunit A, which translates to MAASAGTHLDPSEYIQHHLQNFATKHQTSIVDFSIINLDTLFWSIAMGLVTIVILAMAARAATPGVPGRFQCAIEMLVEMVEDQSKAIVHGNRRFIAPLALTVFVWVALMNSLDFIPVDLPGRIIEWIGLSNTISHHRLVPTADLNGTLGIALGVLVLMLYYNVKIKGPGGFVRELVSAPFGSNPLLWLPNLLLNLIEFLAKTVSLGMRLFGNMYAGELLFLLIALLGSIWSFGADTTVLGFVGHVLAGSIWAIFHILIVLLQAFIFMMLTLVYLGQAHDAH; encoded by the coding sequence ATGGCCGCTAGCGCAGGAACGCATCTGGATCCGTCCGAGTATATCCAGCACCACTTACAGAATTTCGCGACGAAGCACCAGACTTCGATCGTTGACTTTTCGATCATCAACCTCGACACGTTGTTCTGGTCGATTGCGATGGGACTTGTCACGATCGTGATATTGGCGATGGCTGCGCGCGCCGCGACACCAGGTGTTCCGGGCCGTTTCCAATGCGCGATCGAAATGCTGGTCGAGATGGTCGAGGACCAGTCCAAGGCAATCGTCCATGGCAATCGTCGCTTTATCGCCCCGCTGGCGTTGACCGTGTTCGTCTGGGTTGCGTTGATGAATTCGCTGGACTTTATTCCGGTCGACCTGCCGGGCCGCATCATCGAATGGATCGGCCTGTCGAACACGATTTCACATCATCGGCTCGTGCCGACCGCCGACTTGAACGGCACGCTGGGTATCGCGCTCGGCGTGCTCGTGCTGATGTTGTATTACAACGTGAAGATCAAGGGGCCCGGCGGTTTTGTACGTGAGCTAGTGTCGGCGCCATTCGGCTCGAACCCGTTGCTTTGGTTGCCGAACCTGTTGCTTAACCTCATCGAGTTTCTCGCGAAGACCGTTTCGCTCGGCATGCGGTTGTTTGGGAACATGTACGCAGGCGAACTGCTGTTCTTGCTGATCGCGCTGCTAGGCAGTATCTGGAGCTTTGGTGCGGACACCACGGTGCTCGGCTTTGTCGGTCACGTGCTGGCTGGCAGCATCTGGGCGATTTTCCACATCCTGATCGTGCTGTTACAAGCCTTCATTTTCATGATGCTGACGTTGGTTTACCTCGGCCAGGCACATGACGCCCACTAA
- the atpE gene encoding F0F1 ATP synthase subunit C, translated as MQAFIANIQGLTAIGIGIIIGLGAIGACLGIALMGGKYIEACARQPELMNPLQTKMFLLAGLIDAAFLIGVGVAMLFAFANPLLSKLAG; from the coding sequence ATGCAAGCTTTCATCGCCAACATCCAAGGTCTGACCGCCATCGGTATCGGCATCATCATTGGCCTGGGTGCGATCGGTGCCTGCCTCGGTATCGCGTTGATGGGTGGCAAGTACATCGAAGCGTGCGCGCGCCAGCCGGAATTGATGAACCCGCTGCAGACCAAAATGTTCCTGCTTGCAGGTCTGATCGACGCGGCGTTCCTGATCGGTGTCGGTGTGGCCATGCTGTTTGCGTTTGCGAACCCACTGCTGTCCAAGCTCGCTGGCTAA
- a CDS encoding F0F1 ATP synthase subunit B, whose product MNLNATLIAQMVVFLVLAWFTMKFVWPPLISALDERAKKIADGLAAADKGKTELEAAHKRIDQELANARNEGQQRIAEAEKRAQLMADEVKRNAQAEAARIIAQAKAEAEQQVVKVRDALRGDVAALAVKGAEQILRREIDQNAHAELLNQLKAEL is encoded by the coding sequence GTGAATCTGAACGCAACTTTGATTGCGCAAATGGTCGTGTTCCTGGTCCTCGCGTGGTTCACGATGAAGTTCGTGTGGCCACCGCTGATCAGCGCGCTCGACGAACGTGCGAAGAAGATCGCCGATGGGCTGGCCGCCGCCGACAAGGGCAAGACGGAACTTGAGGCGGCACACAAGCGGATCGACCAGGAGTTGGCGAATGCGCGCAACGAAGGGCAGCAGCGCATTGCGGAGGCGGAAAAGCGCGCGCAGCTCATGGCCGACGAGGTCAAACGCAACGCCCAAGCTGAAGCGGCGCGGATCATCGCGCAAGCGAAGGCCGAAGCCGAGCAACAAGTGGTCAAGGTCCGCGACGCGTTGCGCGGCGATGTAGCCGCATTGGCGGTCAAGGGTGCTGAGCAGATCTTAAGGCGCGAAATCGACCAGAACGCGCACGCCGAACTGCTGAACCAACTGAAAGCCGAGCTCTGA
- a CDS encoding F0F1 ATP synthase subunit delta gives MAELATIARPYAEALFGVASTDRAADLAAWSALVQELAQVARLPEVLSIVSSPKVGRQQVVDVLLAALKSPAKDSSAAKNFVQLLVENHRIQLLPEIAAQFDALKNAHEGAADVTIESAFALDGQSLADLVAALERKFQRKLKPAVKLEPALIGGVRVTVGDEVLDTSVRARLAAMQTALTA, from the coding sequence ATGGCCGAACTAGCAACCATCGCCCGTCCGTACGCCGAGGCGCTGTTTGGCGTAGCGTCGACCGATCGAGCCGCCGATCTGGCCGCCTGGTCTGCACTGGTGCAGGAGTTGGCGCAGGTTGCGCGTCTTCCCGAGGTGCTGTCGATTGTATCGAGCCCGAAGGTGGGCCGCCAGCAAGTCGTCGACGTGCTACTTGCCGCGCTGAAGTCGCCGGCAAAGGACTCGTCTGCCGCGAAGAACTTTGTGCAGTTGCTGGTGGAAAACCACCGGATTCAGTTGCTGCCCGAAATCGCTGCCCAGTTCGATGCATTGAAGAATGCACACGAAGGTGCGGCCGACGTGACCATCGAGAGTGCGTTTGCGCTGGACGGGCAGTCGCTTGCCGATCTGGTCGCGGCGCTTGAGCGCAAGTTCCAGCGCAAGCTGAAGCCGGCGGTAAAGCTCGAGCCTGCACTGATCGGCGGCGTGCGGGTGACGGTCGGTGACGAAGTGCTCGATACCTCGGTCCGCGCGCGGCTCGCGGCGATGCAAACGGCGTTGACCGCATAA
- the atpA gene encoding F0F1 ATP synthase subunit alpha has translation MQLNPSEISELIKSRIQGLEADADVRNQGTVVSVTDGIVRIHGLSDVMQGEMLEFPGNTFGLALNLERDSVGAVILGEFEHICEGDTVKTTGRILEVPVGPELIGRVVDALGNPIDGKGPINAKTTDAIEKIAPGVIWRKSVSEPVQTGLKSIDSMVPIGRGQRELIIGDRQTGKTAVAVDAIINQKGKNLTCIYVAIGQKASSIMNVVRKLEEHGAMDYTIVVAASASDSAAMQFIAPYAGCTMGEYFRDRGQDALIIYDDLTKQAWAYRQISLLLRRPPGREAYPGDVFYLHSRLLERAARVSEEYVEKLTNGEVKGKSGSLTALPVIETQAGDVTAFVPTNVISITDGQIFLETDLFNAGIRPAINAGISVSRVGGAAQTKVIKKLSGGIRTDLAQYRELAAFAQFASDLDEATRKQLERGRRVTELLKQPQYQPLQVWELAVALFAANNGYLDDLEVKHVLPFEKGLGEFLKTSHAALIKRIEDNKDLAKDDEAALHAAIKDFKKSGAY, from the coding sequence ATGCAACTCAACCCCTCTGAAATCAGCGAGCTGATCAAGAGCCGGATCCAGGGACTGGAGGCCGACGCTGACGTCCGCAATCAGGGAACTGTGGTCTCCGTGACCGACGGTATCGTCCGCATCCACGGTCTGTCGGATGTGATGCAAGGCGAAATGCTGGAGTTTCCGGGCAACACGTTCGGCTTGGCGCTGAATCTGGAGCGCGACTCGGTCGGCGCGGTGATTCTCGGTGAATTCGAGCACATCTGCGAAGGCGACACGGTCAAGACGACGGGCCGCATCCTTGAGGTGCCGGTCGGTCCGGAACTGATCGGCCGCGTCGTCGATGCGCTGGGCAACCCAATCGATGGCAAGGGTCCGATCAACGCGAAGACCACCGATGCGATCGAAAAGATCGCGCCGGGCGTGATCTGGCGTAAGTCGGTGTCCGAGCCGGTGCAGACCGGCTTAAAGTCGATCGATTCGATGGTGCCCATCGGCCGTGGCCAGCGCGAGCTGATCATCGGCGACCGCCAGACCGGCAAGACCGCCGTGGCCGTTGACGCGATCATCAACCAAAAGGGCAAGAACCTGACGTGTATTTACGTCGCGATCGGCCAGAAAGCGTCCTCAATCATGAACGTCGTGCGCAAGCTCGAAGAGCATGGCGCGATGGACTACACAATCGTCGTGGCCGCCTCGGCATCCGACTCCGCCGCGATGCAATTCATCGCGCCGTACGCCGGCTGCACGATGGGCGAATACTTCCGCGATCGCGGCCAGGACGCGCTGATTATCTATGATGACCTGACCAAGCAAGCGTGGGCGTACCGCCAGATCTCGCTGCTGCTGCGTCGTCCGCCAGGCCGCGAAGCGTATCCTGGCGACGTGTTCTATCTGCACTCGCGTCTGCTTGAGCGGGCGGCCCGCGTGTCCGAAGAATATGTCGAGAAGTTGACGAACGGCGAAGTGAAGGGCAAGAGCGGCTCGCTGACCGCGCTGCCGGTGATCGAGACGCAGGCCGGTGACGTGACTGCGTTCGTGCCGACCAACGTCATCTCGATTACCGACGGCCAGATCTTCTTGGAAACCGATTTGTTCAATGCCGGTATTCGTCCCGCGATCAACGCCGGTATCTCGGTGTCACGCGTTGGTGGCGCGGCACAGACGAAGGTGATCAAGAAGCTGTCCGGCGGCATCCGTACTGACTTGGCACAGTACCGCGAGCTTGCGGCGTTCGCACAGTTTGCATCGGACCTGGACGAAGCGACCCGTAAGCAACTCGAGCGTGGCCGTCGCGTGACGGAACTGCTCAAGCAGCCGCAGTATCAGCCGCTACAGGTTTGGGAGCTGGCGGTCGCGCTGTTCGCCGCGAACAACGGCTACCTAGACGACCTGGAAGTGAAGCACGTGCTGCCGTTCGAAAAGGGCCTGGGCGAGTTTCTAAAAACCAGTCATGCCGCGCTGATTAAGCGTATCGAAGACAACAAGGACTTAGCGAAGGACGATGAAGCTGCGTTGCATGCGGCGATCAAGGACTTCAAAAAGTCCGGCGCTTACTGA
- the atpG gene encoding F0F1 ATP synthase subunit gamma — protein sequence MAGMKEIRGKIKSVQNTRKITKAMEMVAASKMRRAQERMRAARPYADKVRDIAAHMSEANPEYRHPFMVKNVGAKTAGVIVVTTDKGLCGGMNTNVLRALVQKFKDLDAQGIKTESTAIGGKGLAFLNRFGGKVVSQVTHLGDTPHLEKLIGAIKVQLDRYSQGELSAVYLAYTRFVNTMKQEPVIEQLLPLTDERFDKRAEEGPTPKSSWDYLYEPDAQAVVDDLLVRYVEALVYQAVAENMASEQSARMVAMKAASDNAKTVINDLQLVYNKSRQAAITKELSEIVGGAAAV from the coding sequence ATGGCTGGCATGAAGGAAATCCGCGGCAAGATCAAGAGCGTGCAGAACACGCGCAAGATCACCAAGGCGATGGAGATGGTGGCCGCGTCGAAGATGCGACGCGCGCAGGAACGCATGCGGGCGGCTCGTCCGTACGCCGACAAGGTTCGCGATATTGCCGCGCATATGAGCGAGGCGAATCCGGAGTATCGTCATCCGTTCATGGTGAAGAACGTCGGCGCGAAGACGGCGGGCGTCATCGTGGTGACCACCGACAAGGGCTTGTGCGGCGGCATGAACACGAACGTGCTGCGTGCGCTGGTGCAGAAGTTCAAGGACCTCGACGCACAGGGTATCAAGACCGAGTCAACCGCAATCGGCGGCAAGGGCCTTGCCTTTTTGAACCGCTTCGGCGGCAAGGTCGTGTCGCAGGTCACGCATCTGGGTGATACCCCGCACTTGGAGAAGTTGATCGGCGCGATCAAGGTCCAGCTCGACCGGTATTCGCAAGGCGAGTTGTCGGCGGTGTACCTGGCTTACACACGTTTCGTCAATACGATGAAGCAGGAGCCGGTGATCGAGCAACTGCTGCCGTTGACCGACGAACGTTTCGATAAACGCGCAGAGGAGGGCCCGACGCCGAAGTCGTCGTGGGACTACCTCTACGAGCCCGATGCGCAGGCGGTGGTCGATGACCTGCTGGTGCGCTATGTGGAAGCGCTGGTGTACCAAGCTGTGGCCGAAAACATGGCGTCCGAGCAATCGGCACGGATGGTGGCGATGAAGGCGGCATCCGACAACGCGAAGACGGTGATCAACGACCTGCAGCTCGTCTACAACAAGAGCCGTCAGGCAGCGATCACGAAGGAACTGTCGGAGATCGTCGGCGGTGCGGCGGCGGTCTGA
- the atpD gene encoding F0F1 ATP synthase subunit beta: protein MSTTALVEGKIVQCIGAVIDVEFPREQMPKIYDALILEGSDLTLEVQQQLGDGVVRTICLGSSEGLRRGLTVKNTGNPITVPVGTPTLGRIMDVLGRPIDEAGPISHENTRSIHQKAPAFDELSPSTELLETGIKVIDLICPFAKGGKVGLFGGAGVGKTVNMMELINNIAKEHGGYSVFAGVGERTREGNDFYHEMKDSNVLDKVALVYGQMNEPPGNRLRVALTGLTMAEHFRDEGRDVLFFVDNIYRFTLAGTEVSALLGRMPSAVGYQPTLAEEMGKLQERITSTKAGSITSVQAVYVPADDLTDPSPATTFGHLDATVVLSRDIASLGIYPAVDPLDSTSRQIDPNVIGEEHYKITRSVQQTLQRFKELRDIIAILGMDELSPEDKLTVARARKIQRFLSQPFHVAEVFTGSPGKYVPLKETIRGFKMIVDGECDHLPEQAFYMVGTIDEAFEKAKKI, encoded by the coding sequence ATGAGTACTACTGCTTTGGTAGAAGGCAAGATCGTACAGTGCATCGGCGCCGTTATCGACGTGGAGTTCCCGCGCGAGCAGATGCCGAAGATCTACGACGCACTGATTCTGGAAGGCAGCGATCTGACGCTCGAAGTCCAGCAGCAACTCGGCGACGGCGTCGTGCGTACGATCTGTTTGGGATCGTCCGAAGGCTTGCGCCGTGGGCTGACGGTAAAGAACACGGGCAACCCGATTACCGTGCCAGTCGGCACGCCGACGCTCGGCCGGATTATGGACGTGCTCGGCCGGCCGATCGATGAAGCGGGCCCGATCTCGCACGAGAACACGCGCTCGATCCATCAGAAGGCCCCGGCATTCGACGAACTGTCGCCATCGACGGAGCTGCTTGAAACGGGCATCAAGGTGATCGACCTGATTTGCCCGTTCGCAAAGGGCGGGAAGGTGGGTCTGTTCGGCGGCGCCGGCGTGGGCAAGACTGTGAACATGATGGAGTTAATCAACAACATCGCGAAGGAGCACGGCGGTTACTCCGTGTTTGCCGGTGTCGGTGAGCGGACCCGCGAAGGGAACGACTTCTATCATGAAATGAAGGACTCGAACGTCCTGGACAAGGTTGCGCTGGTGTACGGCCAGATGAACGAGCCGCCGGGCAACCGTCTGCGCGTGGCGTTGACGGGTCTGACGATGGCCGAGCACTTCCGTGACGAAGGCCGTGACGTGCTGTTCTTCGTCGACAACATCTACCGGTTTACGCTGGCGGGTACGGAAGTGTCGGCGCTGCTGGGCCGGATGCCATCCGCGGTGGGCTACCAGCCGACGCTCGCCGAGGAAATGGGCAAGCTGCAAGAGCGCATCACATCGACGAAGGCCGGCTCGATTACGTCGGTGCAGGCCGTGTATGTTCCAGCGGATGACTTGACCGATCCGTCGCCGGCGACCACGTTCGGCCACTTGGATGCCACCGTCGTGTTGTCGCGTGACATCGCGTCGCTCGGTATCTACCCGGCGGTCGACCCGCTCGATTCGACGTCGCGCCAGATTGACCCGAACGTGATTGGCGAGGAGCACTACAAGATCACGCGCAGCGTACAGCAGACGCTGCAACGCTTCAAGGAACTGCGCGACATCATCGCGATTCTCGGGATGGACGAACTGTCGCCGGAAGACAAGCTCACGGTGGCTCGTGCGCGTAAGATCCAGCGCTTCTTGTCACAGCCGTTCCACGTGGCAGAAGTGTTCACGGGCTCGCCTGGCAAATACGTGCCACTGAAGGAAACGATCCGCGGCTTCAAGATGATCGTCGATGGCGAATGCGATCATCTGCCGGAGCAGGCGTTCTATATGGTGGGTACGATCGACGAAGCCTTCGAGAAGGCAAAGAAGATCTAA
- a CDS encoding F0F1 ATP synthase subunit epsilon: MATIKVDVVSAEESIFSGHARFVALPGEAGELGILPGHTPLITRIRPGSVRIEDENGDEQFVFVAGGILEVQPGAVTVLADTAIRGAELDEAKAEQARKRAEEALQNTDSNLEYATAQAELAYATAQLAAIAQLRRRRGQH; encoded by the coding sequence ATGGCAACCATCAAAGTAGACGTCGTCAGCGCCGAGGAAAGTATTTTCTCGGGACACGCGAGATTCGTCGCGCTGCCGGGCGAAGCGGGTGAACTGGGTATTTTGCCCGGTCACACGCCACTCATCACGCGTATCCGCCCGGGCTCTGTGCGTATCGAGGACGAGAATGGCGACGAGCAGTTCGTGTTCGTTGCCGGCGGCATCCTCGAAGTGCAGCCCGGCGCGGTGACGGTGCTCGCGGACACCGCGATCCGTGGCGCGGAACTGGACGAGGCGAAGGCCGAGCAGGCGCGCAAGCGTGCCGAAGAGGCCTTGCAAAACACCGACTCGAACCTCGAGTACGCTACGGCGCAAGCCGAGCTGGCCTATGCCACTGCTCAACTTGCGGCCATCGCGCAACTGCGTCGTCGTCGCGGACAGCATTGA